Within the Erythrobacter insulae genome, the region AAACCACATCACCGACCTTGGAGCGATGATCGACGAGAAATATGGGCAGCTCGGTGAAGCGCGCAGCGCGCAAGAATCGCAGAACCTCCTGTTTACTGCCTTATTTTTGGCAGACGAGCTGTCCGAAGCTCGCAAAGTGGCCAAGAAATCGTCCGAGATTGTCGAGCATGAAAAGGCCAAATCCGGCGGCAAGAAAGCCGAATTGAAAACTGCGATTGAAACACTAACCAAAGCCGAGGCACGCGCCCGTGAAGAAGTGGGCGAATTGAAAGCGCAGATTGCCGAAATGCGCGAATCCGCCAGCCATCAACACGACCTTTTCGGCGCCGCTGACCTTGGCGAAGATATCGTAGAAAAGCTTGAAGCGCTCGCTGCGCGCGCCGAAGAGACTGCAAGCGCGCTTGAAGGTGCGGCCTAGGCAGCCTAAGTCTATTTATGGCGGGGCTGCCCGGCACGAGCCGATTGAACATCCCTGAGGCTATAAGCAATCCATAGGGAGCTGTCCCTGTCCGGGTGCACGGGTTCGTCCTGGATGCTTGGATACACGGCGCCCACCTGACGTTTTCGCGTCAGAGGATTTCTAGCGCAACGACCCATGGTGGTCCCGTCATTATTGTTTTGCACAGCCCGAAGGGCGCGAGAACACGTAGTTCTTGCGGCCATCGATCGCACCGCTTCAGCCGCCCTTGCGGGCGTGCGGCCTGGTGCTTACTTCTCTGGGCAATGACCCTTTCCAAATCAGATCTTCGCAAAACGCTTCGCAAGAAACGGCGGGAACATGTCGCTGCGCAGCCAACTGCGATCCGCGCTTTGCTGTTTCATCGCCCGCCAGCGCCCTTGCTTGCCAAAATTGGCGCGGGGGCAAGCATTGCCGTTTATGCAGCCAATCCGCAGGAGGCACCGGCGAGCGGATACGCAAAATTCTTTCACGAGGCCGGTCATACAATCGCTTTGCCCTATTTCGATTCAGACGATGCCCCGATGACGTTTCGCGAACATAGCGATCCGTTTGGCGGAAGTGATCTTGTGCCGGGGCCTTTCGACATCGCCCAGCCGCCCGCAGATGCTGCGGAACTTGTGCCCGATATTCTCTTTGTTCCGCTGCTTGGCTTTACCGCCGACGGAGAACGGCTCGGCCAAGGCGGCGGGCATTATGACAGGTGGCTAGCGGAACATCCGGGCCGTACGGTCATTGGGTTGGCATGGGACGCGCAGCTTTGCGATGCGCTGCCAACCGAACCGCATGACATCGCCCTCGACGCGGTGGTTACCCCAACCCGCATTTACGGAATCGATTGATGAGAGAGACACCGACTTGGCGCATACCGGCTGGTATTATCGGGCTGTTTGTATTCTTGATGATCTATGGCATCCTGATCGCTCGCTATGCTCCTGATCTGATCGGTGGCTGGCCCGGCTGGGCTCAAACGATCATCTATCTGGTGCTCGGTCTGATCTGGTTATTGCCGCTCAAACCGCTGCTGATCTGGATGGAAACAGGCAGTTGGAGCGCGCCGGAAGAACCGGACCCGGACAAGAATTAAATTCCGCCGGGCCCGGTCATATCTGGGTCAGGTAACCTTGTGTTTGCCATCGGCTTGAATGTGAATAGCATCGAGCGGTTTCTTGCCAGAGATCGGCTTCGCGCCCTCTTCCCAATGCTCCTCGATATCGGTGGCCACAACGCCGAAAGTGGTTCGGCGAGATTGTCTTCGTCTCTTCCCTGTGATTGGTCGCACACAATTTGGCTAGAACTTCGGGTTCTTTATTGCCTCCATCGAAAGCGCCCTCACATATTCCAAGTCGTTCAGGGGCACAGATTCCACTGGGTCTTCTTCGTAAACAAATCCCAAGGTATCAAGATACCGTGTGGTTTGAACAGAGAGCCGCGCTTCCGGATTGGGTCGGAGCAGGAGGACGGGTGATACAGCTTTGACGGTCTAAGCCAGATCGCCCGATGACGACTGCTGAGACGCAAATTACCGATTTCAGAGATCCCAAGTGGCGCGAGTGACGAGACTTGAACTCGCGACCTCCGGCGTGACAGGCCGGCGCTCTAACCAACTGAGCTACACCCGCTTAAACTTGACTGTTCAAACTGTGGTTTGCACCGCTTGGGAAGCAGGCCTCTAAGCCCCGCTTTCGACGCTGTCAACGGCCATTGGCTCTTGATGCGTCCATTAATTGCGCTTTTATTTCTCCAATCAATCCGCGAGCAGCAAAACCGGCGTTTCGATCAGCTTTTTCATATCCTGAATAAAGCTTGCTGCGTCATATCCATCAACCACCCGGTGATCGCAGCTGATCGAGATATTCATCAGCTTGCGTTTCTCGATTCGCTCGACACCGTCGGCCCCGGTTACAAACATGGGCCGTTCAATGATGCGATTTGGGCCAATGATTGCGACCTCAGGGCGATTGATCACCGGAGTCGTCGCCACACCGCCCAGCGGGCCGAGCGAGGTCACAGTCAAGGTAGAACCGGAAAGCTCTTCTGACTTTGCCGAACCGGTTCGGGCCGCCTCTGCCAAACGACCGATTTCGCGCGCCAATTGCCAAAGATTTCGGCTTTGCGCGTCTTTGATAACCGGCACCATCAACCCGTTATCGGTTTGAGCGGCCAGTCCTAGATGCACTGCGCCGTGGCGGGTGACGATGTTTGCTTCATCATCGTACCGCGCATTGATCATCGGATAATCCGGGATCAGTTTGCAGATCGCCGTGATCAGCAAGGGAAGCATAGTCAGCTTTGGTTTGTCGCCGCGCGCACTGTTCAGATCAGCCCGCATGCGCTCCATGTCCGTAACGTCGCATTCCTCGACATAGGTAAAATGCGGAATGTTACGTTTTGCAGCGGACATATTCTGCGCGATCCGTTTGCGCAGACCAATCACTTTGATCGCTTCATCTTCGCGCGCCGCACCAGCCGGAGCAAACCCGCCGCCGGAATTGTACGAAAGAAACTGGTCCAGATCGCCGTGGCGAACGCGGCCATCATCGGCAGGCTTCACCTGCGCCAGATCAATCCCAAGATCGCGGGCACGCTGACGTACAGCGGGACTGGCAAGCACTTTGGCCGCAGAAGAAGGCTCCGAAACCGGAGCCGAAGCGGGTGTTGGTGCTGGTGCTGGTGTAGGCTCAGGCGTCTGAGCAGGAGCAGGAGCCGCCTCAGGCGGGCTCTCAGGCGCAGGTGTAGGTACCGGTGCCGGTGCCGGTGCCGGTGCCGAAGCAGGCTCTTGCGGTGCCTCTTCACCTTCATCTGACGCTTCGTCTGATACTTCGCCTTCGACTTCAACGACAAGCAACATCGCACCAACCGAAATGGTATCGCCAACTTCCCCGGCGACTTCGATCACTTTGCCGTCAACTGGGCTCTCGATATCGATCGTTGCCTTATCGGTCATCACGTCGACCAAATGCTGGTCTTCGGATACAATATCGCCGACCTTGACCTGCCATTCGACGATCTCCGCCTCGGCAACGCCCTCGCCCACATCGGGCATGTTGAAAGTGAACTTAGCCATATTTCAAACTATCCTTCGACCTGCGATCGCTCGCTTCGATTGTGTAGGACCTGGGTGACAAAAACGGAATGTGTCATCCGGTGCCTACAGGCTCAATCCATTGTTATTTTTGGAAAATCTTCCAAAATCGCTGCTTGACACTTGTCCAACTTCCTTTGGTATTTGCGGGCTGGTTCATCATCATTTCAATGCCATGAAACCGCGCGCGTAGGAAAGTTGGTCATGCCATACGTTAGTCTTTCAAAATCTTGTCGATTGCCTCGCCAATGCGAACTGGACCGGGGAAATATGCCCATTCGAGGCTATGCGGATACGGCGTATCGAACCCGGTCACCCGTTCCACTGCGGCTTCGAGGTGGTAAAAGCACCGCTCTGTTACGAGCGCGGAAAGCTCTGCGCCGAATCCCGATGTTCGGGTGGCCTCGTGCACCACAAGGCAACGTCCGGTCTTTTTAACCGACGCCTCGATTGCGTCTATATCGAGCGGAACAAGCGTGCGCAGATCGAGAATATCGGCATCAATGCCTTTCTCGCGGCAAACCGCCTCGGCCACATGAACCATCGTGCCGTAGGTAAGCACTGTCAGCTCTTCGCCTTCACGCACCTGACGCGCTTTACCCAGCGGGATCTTGTAATACCCCTCCGGCACGATGCTGGCCTCGTGTTTCTTCCACGGCTCTACCGGCTTGTCATAATAGCCTGAAAACGGGCCGTTATAGATCCGCTTAGGCTCAAAAAAGATCACCGGATCATTGTCTTCGATGCAGGAAATCAACAGCCCCTTTGCATCGTAAGGCGTGGCGGGAATGACCGTTTTCAAGCCTGAAACGTGAGTGAAGATGCTTTCGGGTGATTGCGAGTGCGTTTGCCCGCCGAAAATGCCGCCACCAAAGGGGGAGCGCACCGTCATCGGCGCGATATATTCCGTTGCGGACCGGTATCGCAGACGGGCTGCTTCGGATATCAACTGGTCAAGACCGGGATAGATGTAATCGGCAAACTGGATTTCAGGGACAGGGCGAAGGCCATACGCGCCCATCCCCACCGCCGCGCCGATGATCCCGCATTCGTTGATCGGGGTATCGAACACGCGGGTCTTGCCGTGTTTTTCCTGAAGCCCGGCTGTGCAGCGGAACACACCGCCAAAATAACCGACATCCTCGCCCATCACCACGACATTATCGTCCCGCTCAAGCATCACATCGAGAGCTTCGTTGATCGCCTCGATCATGTTGATCCGGCGTTCCCCACCCGTTTCACCGGTCGGTTTTGGTTTGGTCTGGGTGCTCATTGATCGGGCCTTTCCGAACCGAATTTCGCAATCCGTTCGCTGGTCGCCTGCTTGGCCTGTTCTTCGAGATGCCATGGCAATTCTTCGAACACGTCTTCGAACATGGTGTGGAACGGATGGTGCATTCCGTGGCCAAGGATACCGTTCTTTTCAGCCTCCTTGGTCGTCGCCTTCACTTCTTCCGCACATTTGAGGTCCATCGCCTGTTGGCGATCTTCATCCCATTCACCGATTTCGATCAGGTGGTTTTTCAAACGCATTACCGGATCGCCCAGCGGCCATTCCTCGCGCTCCTGCGCAGAACGGTAGCCGGAGGGGTCATCGGAGGTTGAGTGACCTTCGGCGCGGTAGGTGAAGTATTCGATCAGGGTCGGCCCCTGATTGGCGCGGGCGCGATTGGCGGCCCATTGCTGCGCCGCGAAACACGCCAGCGCATCGTTGCCATCCACGCGCAGCCCGGCAAGCCCATATCCCAGCGCTCGCGCGGCAAAGGTGGTTCGTTCAGCGCCCGCAAAACCAGAGAAGCTGGAAATCGCCCACTGATTGTTGATAACATTGAGGATAACCGGTGCATTATACACCGTTGCAAAGGTGCAGGCGCTGTGGAAATCGCCTTCCGCTGTGGAGCCTTCGCCAACCCATGTTGCCGCGATCCGGCTGTCGCCCTTGATCGCGCTGGCCATGGCCCACCCAACCGCCTGCGGAGTTTGGGTCGCAAGGTTGCCTGAGATGCTGAAAAAACTGTGCTCGCGGCTCGAATACATGATCGGCAGCTGCCGGCCTTTTAATTTGTCACCTCTGTTCGAATAGATCTGATTGATCATCTCTATCAAAGGGTAACCGCGCGCGATCAGGATGCCTTGCTGACGGTATGACGGAAAAACCATATCGTCACTGGCAAGCGCCATCGAAGCGGCAACGCTGGTCGCCTCTTCACCGGTGCATTTCATGTAGAATGACGTTTTACCCTGACGCTGTCCGCGGAACATGCGCTCATCAAAGGCGCGGACCATCGCCATATGGCCGAGCATGATCCGCAAGGTGTCAGGGTCCAGTTTCGGGTCCCACGGGCCATACGCTTTGTTATCATCACCAAGCACGCGGACAAGACCATAGGCCAGGTCTTTCATGTCGGCTGGCGCGGTGCCTTCATCCGGGCGTGGTTGATCACCGGCCTTGCCGATATCGATGTCGGCGAAGTTTACCGGACCGCCCGGGCGCGAGCGCGGCTCCGGCACGTGCAGCGCAAGTGCGGGCCGGTTGTCTCCGGTATGCGGCTTTTTATCGGCCTGATCGGCCATAATTGTGCTCTCCCGTAAAGAGTCCGTTTGCACAGGAGAAATGCGTAGATCCGTCGGGCCGTTCCCGGCCGGATCAATGCTGCTCCCAATGCGTCTGAATCGGCGCGTATGTCAGCATTTCGGCGCGGTCAAGCGGCGCAGATCAGACCGCAACAGGTGCCTTGATCGGGGCCTGCGGCGCGTAATCATGCACCACAAAATCATCGATTTTGTAATCGAAAATTGTTTCAGGCTTTCGGGAGATTTCGAGAGTTGGGCTTCCGCAAGGCGTTCGGCCCAGCTGTTCGGTGATCAGATCTTCGTGATTGAGATACAGGTGAACATCACCGCCCATCCACACCAGCTCGCCCGGCTCCAGCCCAACTTGCTGCGCCATCATTCGCACCAACAGCGCCGCTGACCACAGGTTGAACGGCAGGCCCAGCGCCACGTCACAGCTGCGCTGATACAGCATGCAATTCAAGCGGCCTTCTGCAACGTGAAACTGATAGGTCTTGTGACATGGCGGCAATGCCATCCGGTCAAGCTCGGCGACATTCCACCCTTCGATGATATGGCGGCGGCTGCCGGGATTGTTGCGCAGACTATCAATGACCTCGGCAACCTGATTGATGCCTTCACCGCGCTCGTAAAGCCCATCTTTGCGATATCGGTAAGTCGGCCAATCCACCCATTGCTTGCCATAGACCGGCCCCAGATCGCCCCAACGCGCGGCAAAAGCCTCGTCATCGGCAATGCGCTGGACAAATTCGTCAAGCGAGACATCATCGCCGCTTTCTTTGACATAGCGGGCGTGCGGCCATTCATTCCAGATTTTCACCCCTTGCAGCACCAGTGGCCGGATATTCGTCTCTCCGGTAAGGAACCACAGCATTTCGCGCGTTGCTGTTTTCCAGTACACCCGCTTTGTCGTGAGCAAAGGCATGGCGCCATCCGCGAGATCATAACGCAGCATCGCCCCTGCAATCGAGCGTGTGCCGATACCGGTCCGATCGACCCGCTGGCTGCCGGTCTCCCAAATCTGCTGCATCAGATCGAGATATTGCTGTTCAGGATGAATTTCGTGAATCGCTGCGCTTTTCATAGGCGAAAGCTATAGGCGGCATTTGGCCGCTTGCCACCCTGCCCGCTTTCACATTTCAACACATGCAGCGATCAAACGATTGCCTCTGCCACAAAACCAAGCGCGATCGTCAGCACGCCTAGCCCGACCGACAATTGCACCCGCAGCCGCATGAAATCGTTCGCTGCAAAGTTCAGCTTTCGATCAATCGCGGGCGACATCAGGATAAATCCGCCCAGATACATCAGCGCAGGCCCCGGCCAGTCCCAACCGAAACTCCACGGCAAAAACAGCGCAACGGCGATCAAACTGGGCATCACCGCCACCAGATACGATCCTGCGCCTGCTTTGCCGCTTGCTATCGCCTGCCCCCACCAGACCCCGCCGAGAAAGCTGAAAATCGCCGCTGCATAGGCAAACCCGCCTGCAAGCGCGGTGAAGGCATATTCATGGCCTGTCGCAGCCAGCGTGAGGCAGATGATTTGCGGCAACAACCCGGCATAGCCAAGCCAGCGCGCGGCGGGAGTGAGTGAAGATGTTCCGTCCATGCCAGCCCAATCATCAGAAGCCGCTCGCGGTTCCCGCTGGCTTGCGAGATCGCGCGCTTTACGCCACGAAAGCAGGCATGGAACTGTTTGATCTATCGGGCCGTGTGGCGGTCATCACCGGCGGCAATGGCGGCCTTGGCCTCGGCATGGCGCGCGGGTTAGTCAAAGCGGGCGCGAATGTCGCGATCTGGGCGCGCAATAACACCAAGAATGCCCGGGCGATGCTCGAATTGCGCTCAATCGGCACAGGCGAAATCAAAGCTCTGCAATGCGACGTGACCGACGAAACGCAGATCGAATCCGCGATGGCCGCAACTTTGGCTGCATTTGGCAGGATTGATGCGTGTTTTGCCAATGCCGGGATTTCGGGCGCGGGCACGGCCATTCCCGACATCACGCAAAGCGGCTGGGACAACACGATGGCCGTGAACGCTCGCGGTCCTGCGCTGGTGTACAAACATGTGTCGCGCCACATGATTGAACGAGCGCAGAATGGCGATGCAGGAGGAAAACTGATCGCGACCTCTTCTGATCAGTCGATCATGGGGGTGAACCGGTCATCCGATTACGCCGCGTCAAAGGCAGCGCTCAACGGGCTTACTCGCGGCGCGGCTTTCGAGCTTGCCCGGTATAAAATCACTGCCAACGCCTTGTTGTTCGGGTTTTACGAGACGGACATCACCGCGAAAGCCGACCCCAAATTCGCCGCGTGGATGGAAAAACGCATCCCGCTTCGGCGCTCAGGCGATCACACCGGTCTCGAAGGGCTCGCTGTCTTCTGGGCCTCATCGCACAGCGATTACATCACCGGGCAAAGCCTGCCAGTTGATGGCGGACTGTCAATCAGCTGACCGTGCCCTAACGCACAGGCAAGCTATTGGTTCCAAATAGTTTTCTGGAACATTTCGGCCTGGATAACCGTTAATTGGTTGAATGTCGGCGCGACTGATCGCCCGCAAATACCAGTTTCAAGGAATACCGAAATGATCGAATTTATCACAGTCATCGCGACCGTTCTTTTGCCGCCGCTTGGCGTGGCCATGAAAAAAGGTCTCACATCTGATTTCTGGATCAATCTGATCCTGACGCTGCTGTTCTTCGTCCCCGGTCTGATCCACGCCGTATACGTCAATTACGTGTCAGGCGAAGCGCGCTCACTCGCGTAACCGCATACACAAAAATTCACTCGGCGATTACCGAGAGGCGAAGGCCCGGACCTGGTTCCGGGCTTTCGTCGTGCTGGCGGCGTATTCAGGCGGGATCATTCCGCCGGTCTCACCGTTACATAGGCAAGCAGTCAATTGAGGCGCATTGAGATCCAATGAACGACGACAAGAACGATAAATCTCGCGAACGCGCCGTCCCGTCTGGCCGCGTTTCGCGCTTTGCCAGTTTCGGCAGGCTCGCCAGCGGCGTTGCCGGCGGCATGGTTGCCGAAGGCGCGCGGCGACTGGCGAAGGGCGAAGGTATTTCGGCGCGCGACCTGATGCTGACCCCCGGCAATGTTCAACGCATGACAGATCGTCTCTCGCATTTGCGCGGTGCGGCGATGAAGATGGGCCAGATGATCAGCATGGATTCGGGCGATTTCCTGCCAAAGGAACTTGCCGATATTCTCGCGACGCTGCGCGATCAGGCAAACTTTATGCCGGCACGACAACTGGATACGGTGCTCAGGTCAGAATGGGGGGCCGATTGGCGTAAGCAGTTCCGTTGGTTCAACCCCCGGCCCATCGCCGCAGCCTCCATCGGCCAGGTGCATAAGGCGCTGACGCGAGATGGCGAAGAACTGGCCATCAAGGTGCAATATCCGGGCATCGCGGAAAGCATCGACAGTGATGTCGATAATGTCATGACCCTGCTGAAAGTGGCTGGATTTGCCCCGCCTGAACTGGAAATCGATGCGCTGCTGGCAGAGGCGAAAAAACAGCTTCACGAAGAAGCCGATTATCGCCGCGAAGGCGCGCAGATGGAGCTGTATCGGGAAAAGCTGAAAGGCGTACCGGGCTTTGTTGTGCCAAAACTCCATGACGGTCTAACGCGGGATCGCATTCTGGCGATGAGTTTCGAAGAAGGCGTCAGCATCGAAGAGCTGGAGCATGAAACCGAGGCGCGCCGCGATGAAACGATGGCCCGCCTGATGGAGCTTGTAGCGCGGGAATTGTTCGATTTCGGTGTCATGCAGACCGATCCGAACTTTGCCAATTTCCGTTATCGGCCCAGCACAGGCGAAATCGTGCTGCTTGATTTTGGCGCCTGCCGTGATGTCGATCCCGATGTTTCAAACGGCTATCGCAAAATGTTGATCGCAGGCCTTAAAGGAAACCGCGAGGAAGTACTCCAAGCGACCATTGAATCCGGTTTCATGATGCCAATCGTCGCCGAAAAACACCCGGAACGGGTGAACCGCATGATCGATATTGTCATCAATGAAATGCGCGAAGACAAGCCGTTTGATTTCGGTGACCGCGCCTTTATCCCGCTGCTGCGCGATGAAGGTCTGGCAATTGCGCAGGACAAGGATACGTGGGCGTTTCCGCCTGTCGAAACCCTGTTCGTCCAACGCAAGGTCAGCGGCACCGCGCTGCTTGGCGCGCGATTGAAAGCGCAGGTCAATATTCGCCGCATGACCGAGGACGTGCTTGGATCGACCAAACCCCTCCCGGCCAAGGCCGCTTAATCAGACCGGGGTTCTTGCAGCACCAATTGCGCTTCGATCCAGTTGTCGATGTAATCCTCAAGCACCGAAAGCGGGATTGAACCGTTTTCAAGCACCGCATCGTGGAACGCGCGCAAATCGAAATCTGCGCCAAGCGCCGTTTCGGCGCGGCTGCGCAATTCGCGGATTTTCAGCTCACCGATTTTGTACGCCAGCGCTTGGCCGGGCCATGTCATGTAACGGTTTACCTCCGCGTCAATATTCGCAGGCGAAAGCGCGGTGTTATCGAGCATGTAATCGACCGCTTGGCGTTTGCTCCAACCTTTGGAATGAAGTCCGGTATCAACCACCAGCCGCGTCGCCCGCCACATTTCATAACTCAAACGGCCCATCTGTTTGGCGGGTGTATCATACAGCCCCATCTCGATCCCCAGACGCTCAGAATACAGCCCCCAGCCTTCGACAAATGCGGTGAAAAATGTGCCGTTGGCGCGCAGCGGGTGGATATCGAGTTCCTGTTGCAACGCGATCTGATGGTGGTGGCCCGGTACAGCCTCGTGCACGCCGAGAGCGGGCAATTCCCACAAGGGGCGCTGGTCCAG harbors:
- a CDS encoding cell division protein ZapA; this encodes MSQVKLSIGGRSYTVNCADGEENHITDLGAMIDEKYGQLGEARSAQESQNLLFTALFLADELSEARKVAKKSSEIVEHEKAKSGGKKAELKTAIETLTKAEARAREEVGELKAQIAEMRESASHQHDLFGAADLGEDIVEKLEALAARAEETASALEGAA
- a CDS encoding 5-formyltetrahydrofolate cyclo-ligase; translated protein: MTLSKSDLRKTLRKKRREHVAAQPTAIRALLFHRPPAPLLAKIGAGASIAVYAANPQEAPASGYAKFFHEAGHTIALPYFDSDDAPMTFREHSDPFGGSDLVPGPFDIAQPPADAAELVPDILFVPLLGFTADGERLGQGGGHYDRWLAEHPGRTVIGLAWDAQLCDALPTEPHDIALDAVVTPTRIYGID
- a CDS encoding DUF2842 domain-containing protein, coding for MRETPTWRIPAGIIGLFVFLMIYGILIARYAPDLIGGWPGWAQTIIYLVLGLIWLLPLKPLLIWMETGSWSAPEEPDPDKN
- a CDS encoding dihydrolipoamide acetyltransferase family protein produces the protein MAKFTFNMPDVGEGVAEAEIVEWQVKVGDIVSEDQHLVDVMTDKATIDIESPVDGKVIEVAGEVGDTISVGAMLLVVEVEGEVSDEASDEGEEAPQEPASAPAPAPAPVPTPAPESPPEAAPAPAQTPEPTPAPAPTPASAPVSEPSSAAKVLASPAVRQRARDLGIDLAQVKPADDGRVRHGDLDQFLSYNSGGGFAPAGAAREDEAIKVIGLRKRIAQNMSAAKRNIPHFTYVEECDVTDMERMRADLNSARGDKPKLTMLPLLITAICKLIPDYPMINARYDDEANIVTRHGAVHLGLAAQTDNGLMVPVIKDAQSRNLWQLAREIGRLAEAARTGSAKSEELSGSTLTVTSLGPLGGVATTPVINRPEVAIIGPNRIIERPMFVTGADGVERIEKRKLMNISISCDHRVVDGYDAASFIQDMKKLIETPVLLLAD
- a CDS encoding alpha-ketoacid dehydrogenase subunit beta translates to MSTQTKPKPTGETGGERRINMIEAINEALDVMLERDDNVVVMGEDVGYFGGVFRCTAGLQEKHGKTRVFDTPINECGIIGAAVGMGAYGLRPVPEIQFADYIYPGLDQLISEAARLRYRSATEYIAPMTVRSPFGGGIFGGQTHSQSPESIFTHVSGLKTVIPATPYDAKGLLISCIEDNDPVIFFEPKRIYNGPFSGYYDKPVEPWKKHEASIVPEGYYKIPLGKARQVREGEELTVLTYGTMVHVAEAVCREKGIDADILDLRTLVPLDIDAIEASVKKTGRCLVVHEATRTSGFGAELSALVTERCFYHLEAAVERVTGFDTPYPHSLEWAYFPGPVRIGEAIDKILKD
- a CDS encoding thiamine pyrophosphate-dependent enzyme, with translation MADQADKKPHTGDNRPALALHVPEPRSRPGGPVNFADIDIGKAGDQPRPDEGTAPADMKDLAYGLVRVLGDDNKAYGPWDPKLDPDTLRIMLGHMAMVRAFDERMFRGQRQGKTSFYMKCTGEEATSVAASMALASDDMVFPSYRQQGILIARGYPLIEMINQIYSNRGDKLKGRQLPIMYSSREHSFFSISGNLATQTPQAVGWAMASAIKGDSRIAATWVGEGSTAEGDFHSACTFATVYNAPVILNVINNQWAISSFSGFAGAERTTFAARALGYGLAGLRVDGNDALACFAAQQWAANRARANQGPTLIEYFTYRAEGHSTSDDPSGYRSAQEREEWPLGDPVMRLKNHLIEIGEWDEDRQQAMDLKCAEEVKATTKEAEKNGILGHGMHHPFHTMFEDVFEELPWHLEEQAKQATSERIAKFGSERPDQ
- the thyA gene encoding thymidylate synthase → MKSAAIHEIHPEQQYLDLMQQIWETGSQRVDRTGIGTRSIAGAMLRYDLADGAMPLLTTKRVYWKTATREMLWFLTGETNIRPLVLQGVKIWNEWPHARYVKESGDDVSLDEFVQRIADDEAFAARWGDLGPVYGKQWVDWPTYRYRKDGLYERGEGINQVAEVIDSLRNNPGSRRHIIEGWNVAELDRMALPPCHKTYQFHVAEGRLNCMLYQRSCDVALGLPFNLWSAALLVRMMAQQVGLEPGELVWMGGDVHLYLNHEDLITEQLGRTPCGSPTLEISRKPETIFDYKIDDFVVHDYAPQAPIKAPVAV
- a CDS encoding DUF3429 domain-containing protein codes for the protein MDGTSSLTPAARWLGYAGLLPQIICLTLAATGHEYAFTALAGGFAYAAAIFSFLGGVWWGQAIASGKAGAGSYLVAVMPSLIAVALFLPWSFGWDWPGPALMYLGGFILMSPAIDRKLNFAANDFMRLRVQLSVGLGVLTIALGFVAEAIV
- a CDS encoding SDR family NAD(P)-dependent oxidoreductase — protein: MELFDLSGRVAVITGGNGGLGLGMARGLVKAGANVAIWARNNTKNARAMLELRSIGTGEIKALQCDVTDETQIESAMAATLAAFGRIDACFANAGISGAGTAIPDITQSGWDNTMAVNARGPALVYKHVSRHMIERAQNGDAGGKLIATSSDQSIMGVNRSSDYAASKAALNGLTRGAAFELARYKITANALLFGFYETDITAKADPKFAAWMEKRIPLRRSGDHTGLEGLAVFWASSHSDYITGQSLPVDGGLSIS
- a CDS encoding YqaE/Pmp3 family membrane protein — its product is MIEFITVIATVLLPPLGVAMKKGLTSDFWINLILTLLFFVPGLIHAVYVNYVSGEARSLA
- a CDS encoding ABC1 kinase family protein, which produces MNDDKNDKSRERAVPSGRVSRFASFGRLASGVAGGMVAEGARRLAKGEGISARDLMLTPGNVQRMTDRLSHLRGAAMKMGQMISMDSGDFLPKELADILATLRDQANFMPARQLDTVLRSEWGADWRKQFRWFNPRPIAAASIGQVHKALTRDGEELAIKVQYPGIAESIDSDVDNVMTLLKVAGFAPPELEIDALLAEAKKQLHEEADYRREGAQMELYREKLKGVPGFVVPKLHDGLTRDRILAMSFEEGVSIEELEHETEARRDETMARLMELVARELFDFGVMQTDPNFANFRYRPSTGEIVLLDFGACRDVDPDVSNGYRKMLIAGLKGNREEVLQATIESGFMMPIVAEKHPERVNRMIDIVINEMREDKPFDFGDRAFIPLLRDEGLAIAQDKDTWAFPPVETLFVQRKVSGTALLGARLKAQVNIRRMTEDVLGSTKPLPAKAA